In one window of Haloarcula halophila DNA:
- a CDS encoding glycoside hydrolase family 32 protein: MRPGHIDLYNFITPVVNMNSTNNVPAGATRMERDILCLTVSEPTRAQLRAYGKHGGTHCTLDDLTATKINDTDVFWWHRTTSLDETSREALTSIAEQIRPFLEDGGGLLLTHGALEGASILGIETYDPDVTQHARADNDGYLLRRAYTSHPLFDEIDALRPGETPVSSGVATYYESLMPHDADVLAARQADGTDKYAQKSILRWGVGDGRVLGIGHGLNFERESSVQQKLLSNAVSYLAGGETEPSPIGRPKGRQEFSALRDTVDDAKHRPAYHFTPPANWLNDPNGVVQWNGRYHLFYQYNPAGPFHDTIHWGHAVSDDLVHWQDEPIALEPDPDGPDSDGCWSGCFVDDDGIPRVMYTGGDGCDQLPCLARAEDNTLRSWRKEPTNPVIEEPPAHIDILTSIDWNAEFRDHCVWRADGDWYQLIGSGIADEGGAALLYRSPDLHEWEYCHPVLTGDWRETGPMWECPELLRFGDDTVLHVSDYSNVWYFLGPYNTESDRLEPRERGILDHGVFYAPQSFTDDDGRTITFGWLKEDRDSTAQWNAGWSGAMSLPRVLSTEAGRLQVDVPSEVTDLRRSHQSFEDVTIHPDESGHLPGVSGDTLEIRATVNAERTGEFGFVLRASPDDQERTVIRVRPQYRELVVDRSASSLDDAPADQNHSMPIRLTEDGKFELRCFLDRSVLELFTADAQCLTSRIYPTREDAVEIDLYAENRPVTVQSLDVWEMGTMRPSTSIKD, from the coding sequence ATGCGTCCGGGACACATAGATTTATACAATTTCATCACTCCTGTGGTTAATATGAATAGCACCAACAATGTTCCCGCTGGAGCTACCAGAATGGAACGGGATATCCTGTGTCTGACCGTCTCTGAACCGACACGGGCTCAGTTGCGTGCGTACGGCAAACACGGCGGCACTCACTGCACGCTCGACGATCTGACCGCAACAAAAATCAACGATACCGACGTGTTTTGGTGGCACCGGACGACATCTCTCGACGAGACGAGCCGCGAGGCGCTCACGTCTATCGCCGAGCAGATTCGCCCGTTTCTCGAAGACGGCGGCGGACTTCTCCTCACGCATGGTGCACTAGAGGGTGCCAGTATACTGGGGATCGAAACGTATGATCCAGATGTCACCCAGCACGCTAGAGCTGACAACGACGGGTACCTCCTCCGTCGCGCGTACACCAGCCATCCACTCTTCGACGAAATAGACGCCCTCCGACCGGGGGAGACGCCTGTATCAAGTGGCGTCGCCACTTACTACGAGTCTCTGATGCCACACGATGCAGACGTGCTTGCGGCTCGCCAGGCCGACGGCACCGATAAATACGCCCAGAAGTCTATTCTCCGATGGGGAGTCGGAGATGGTCGCGTCCTCGGGATCGGCCACGGTCTGAATTTCGAGCGAGAGAGCAGCGTACAACAGAAGTTACTCTCGAACGCCGTGTCGTATCTCGCTGGAGGCGAGACTGAGCCGTCGCCCATTGGTCGGCCGAAAGGTCGCCAGGAGTTTTCCGCGCTTCGTGATACGGTCGACGATGCAAAACACCGGCCAGCCTACCACTTCACGCCGCCGGCGAATTGGCTCAACGATCCGAATGGTGTGGTCCAGTGGAACGGGCGGTATCATCTGTTCTACCAGTACAACCCGGCCGGGCCGTTCCACGATACGATCCACTGGGGACACGCCGTCAGCGACGATTTGGTTCACTGGCAAGACGAACCGATCGCTCTCGAACCGGACCCTGACGGGCCCGACTCCGACGGTTGTTGGTCGGGGTGCTTCGTCGACGATGACGGCATCCCCCGCGTGATGTACACTGGCGGCGACGGGTGCGACCAGCTCCCGTGCCTGGCCCGGGCCGAAGACAACACGCTTCGATCCTGGAGAAAAGAACCCACGAATCCGGTAATAGAGGAGCCACCGGCTCATATAGATATCCTGACTAGCATTGACTGGAACGCCGAGTTTCGGGACCACTGCGTCTGGCGTGCTGACGGTGACTGGTACCAGCTCATCGGGAGCGGGATCGCTGACGAGGGCGGAGCGGCGCTGCTCTATCGGTCCCCGGACCTGCATGAATGGGAGTACTGTCATCCAGTGCTGACTGGCGATTGGCGCGAGACAGGACCGATGTGGGAGTGTCCGGAACTCCTGAGATTTGGCGACGATACGGTCCTCCACGTCTCGGACTATTCAAACGTCTGGTACTTCCTCGGCCCGTACAACACAGAGTCGGATCGGCTGGAACCACGAGAGCGTGGCATCCTCGATCACGGTGTCTTTTATGCACCGCAGTCGTTCACTGACGACGACGGACGAACGATTACGTTCGGTTGGCTTAAGGAGGATCGAGACTCGACAGCTCAGTGGAACGCCGGGTGGTCCGGCGCGATGTCGCTCCCGCGCGTTCTCTCTACAGAAGCGGGACGCCTGCAGGTCGATGTCCCGAGCGAGGTGACTGATCTACGTCGTTCTCATCAGTCGTTCGAGGATGTGACGATTCATCCCGACGAGAGCGGACACCTACCCGGAGTCTCGGGAGATACCCTAGAAATCCGGGCAACGGTCAATGCGGAACGGACAGGCGAATTTGGGTTCGTCCTGCGGGCGTCCCCAGACGATCAAGAGCGGACAGTCATCCGCGTGCGGCCACAGTACCGCGAACTAGTGGTTGACCGATCGGCTTCGAGTCTGGATGATGCACCGGCCGACCAAAACCATTCGATGCCGATTCGGTTGACAGAAGACGGTAAGTTCGAACTGCGATGTTTTCTAGACCGGTCGGTCTTAGAACTGTTCACCGCCGATGCACAATGTCTCACCTCGCGGATCTATCCCACGCGAGAAGACGCAGTCGAAATCGATCTCTACGCCGAAAACCGGCCAGTAACCGTTCAATCACTCGATGTGTGGGAGATGGGAACGATGCGACCCTCTACCAGTATAAAGGATTAA
- a CDS encoding TrmB family transcriptional regulator, which yields MRGEDDAKIAMLHETLRDHVGLSKYEAEVYLALVRGGTQTMNDLAEMSDVPKQRVYDTVSSLRDDGFVEVIDDYPRKAYAVNPSEALGQVREEIERAEDELEKFHESVETVESGVALFKSESTIQKYVTDLISTAERDVLLLVPYDRLDEITDLLAECEDLRLRLIISDLSPLETSEDSVAIDRTLPDTVDDVRGVTSTEDFVLIADRDHALYWARRGFRGQSEDDQAYYVSNPRLVFVLDRFVSESVWPYARSIAGQERSASLPSEYLRIRDCLEDIDELADRRPIDDIEVKFEGYDTESGEAVERAGTLTSYYFTEYDIRASLTLSLHLDADTVQPTLASVGGIGARKVDYAAERIVIREYDGHDSNDPTNETARYLKQCRSELPTELGDASIAIGFDAFVDRMREFIEPSGDRYNHISQFERFRESLVKYEASESSPRALWRETETEPGGHASHLGNVFNGLGYDLTLVGRFGSPIHPEFESAFNDQTIISVGPTTSTDYVRFKNRNFLLTEPNTDPLNWSTLTEQSDRSKLVDSFDETAAVALGTWWATPDLPDILEGMAEELWPQLESPPSFVHLSTGQVSELSSETIEWGCDALKKLDEHVSVVVTANRDQTRQLCDTLVPDSGTKSSVQRLRKQLGVSQFVMHSLKGATLASADGVLTVSTPQIPSPRRVRNVDDHFKSGYVLGLAEGLSAGASLVLGNAIAGYFVRYDRTPDEEELRSYLADYHAHYEES from the coding sequence ATGAGAGGAGAGGACGATGCAAAGATAGCGATGCTCCACGAGACGCTTAGAGATCACGTCGGGCTCTCCAAGTACGAAGCTGAAGTGTATCTCGCGCTCGTCCGCGGCGGGACACAGACGATGAACGATCTCGCCGAGATGAGTGATGTGCCCAAACAACGCGTGTACGACACGGTCAGCTCGCTCCGTGACGATGGCTTTGTCGAAGTCATCGACGACTATCCGCGGAAAGCGTATGCGGTCAACCCAAGCGAAGCGCTTGGACAGGTGCGTGAAGAAATCGAACGTGCCGAAGACGAACTGGAAAAGTTCCATGAGAGCGTCGAAACCGTCGAGAGCGGAGTTGCGTTGTTCAAAAGCGAGTCGACGATTCAGAAGTACGTCACCGACCTGATTTCGACTGCCGAGCGAGATGTTCTCCTGCTCGTTCCCTACGACCGCCTCGACGAGATCACTGACCTCCTGGCCGAGTGTGAAGACTTGCGACTCCGTCTGATCATCTCAGACCTTTCACCCCTGGAAACGAGCGAAGACTCGGTCGCTATCGACCGTACGCTTCCGGACACCGTTGACGATGTCCGTGGCGTAACCTCGACTGAGGACTTCGTACTGATTGCGGACCGAGATCATGCACTCTACTGGGCACGTCGTGGTTTCCGGGGGCAGAGTGAGGACGACCAAGCCTACTACGTCTCGAATCCACGGTTGGTGTTCGTCCTCGATCGGTTTGTTTCTGAATCCGTGTGGCCCTACGCTCGGTCCATCGCCGGTCAGGAGCGTTCTGCATCGCTGCCCAGCGAATACCTTCGGATCCGTGATTGTCTGGAAGACATCGACGAACTCGCCGACCGCCGACCGATAGATGATATCGAAGTCAAATTCGAGGGTTACGATACGGAAAGCGGTGAAGCCGTCGAACGGGCTGGGACGCTCACCAGTTATTATTTTACCGAATACGACATCAGGGCATCTCTCACACTTTCGCTACACCTTGACGCCGATACTGTTCAACCGACACTCGCCAGTGTCGGGGGTATCGGGGCTCGTAAAGTGGACTACGCGGCTGAACGAATCGTCATCAGGGAGTACGATGGCCATGACAGCAACGACCCAACCAACGAGACAGCACGCTATCTTAAACAATGTCGTTCGGAGCTCCCCACAGAATTAGGCGACGCCTCCATCGCAATCGGGTTCGATGCGTTCGTGGACCGCATGCGCGAATTTATTGAACCCTCCGGTGACCGCTACAATCACATCTCGCAGTTCGAGCGGTTCCGAGAGTCGCTCGTAAAGTACGAGGCCAGCGAGAGTTCGCCACGTGCCCTCTGGAGAGAAACTGAAACCGAACCGGGCGGCCACGCCTCTCACCTCGGCAACGTGTTCAACGGTCTGGGGTACGATTTGACGCTCGTCGGTCGGTTCGGGAGTCCGATCCACCCGGAGTTCGAATCGGCGTTCAATGATCAGACGATAATCAGCGTCGGACCGACGACCTCAACGGACTATGTCCGGTTCAAAAACAGGAATTTCCTGCTGACGGAACCGAACACCGATCCGCTAAACTGGTCGACTCTCACGGAACAGAGCGATCGCTCGAAACTGGTCGACAGTTTCGATGAGACTGCAGCCGTCGCTCTCGGTACATGGTGGGCGACACCCGATCTTCCCGATATTCTCGAAGGGATGGCTGAAGAACTTTGGCCCCAACTCGAATCGCCACCCTCGTTCGTTCATCTATCAACTGGCCAAGTTTCAGAGCTCTCGAGTGAAACAATCGAATGGGGGTGTGATGCCCTTAAGAAGCTTGATGAACATGTATCCGTCGTCGTTACTGCGAATCGCGATCAGACTCGACAACTCTGCGACACACTTGTTCCCGACTCCGGAACGAAATCGTCCGTGCAGCGGCTCCGAAAGCAACTCGGCGTTTCACAATTCGTCATGCATTCACTAAAAGGCGCGACGCTTGCCAGTGCTGACGGAGTACTGACTGTCAGTACTCCGCAGATCCCGAGTCCGCGTCGCGTCCGCAACGTCGACGATCACTTCAAGAGTGGTTACGTGCTCGGTCTCGCTGAAGGCCTATCAGCCGGAGCGTCACTCGTACTCGGAAACGCTATCGCCGGGTACTTTGTCCGATACGACAGAACCCCGGACGAGGAGGAACTCCGGTCGTATCTCGCAGACTACCACGCCCACTACGAAGAATCGTGA
- a CDS encoding BrxE family protein yields the protein MTPADVADVFASTRETLEKAGMADDFFLDLVASRLIVERVGESSNQDWWESRVLSGTGRTRLSEVTPKTRLKSRITLALKVGRKAESDRVADDSISLFSFGPQIESRLTAAIEELESNDELTFEALEDLSVQPLEEGWTDSIITATASNISSSDTTEPQQNPGTGESYLVGERSYTQDEIEPDKWRILTTLLRGYGQCTDQLQVPYYTLESELKSENA from the coding sequence ATGACCCCTGCTGACGTCGCTGACGTGTTCGCCTCGACCAGAGAAACGCTTGAGAAAGCAGGTATGGCCGATGACTTCTTTCTGGATCTTGTCGCTTCCCGCCTTATAGTAGAACGGGTCGGTGAATCGAGTAATCAGGATTGGTGGGAGTCACGGGTTCTGTCTGGGACTGGTCGCACCCGGCTGTCTGAAGTAACCCCAAAAACACGGCTGAAATCCCGAATCACTCTCGCATTGAAAGTCGGCCGCAAAGCAGAATCGGATCGAGTTGCTGATGACTCAATCTCGCTTTTCTCCTTTGGGCCCCAGATAGAATCACGCCTTACCGCTGCAATCGAGGAACTGGAGAGCAACGACGAACTGACGTTTGAAGCACTCGAAGACCTGTCGGTCCAGCCGCTGGAAGAGGGCTGGACAGACAGTATTATTACCGCAACTGCGTCGAATATCTCCAGTTCAGACACCACTGAGCCTCAGCAGAATCCAGGGACGGGTGAATCATATCTGGTTGGCGAGAGAAGTTATACGCAAGATGAGATTGAGCCCGACAAATGGAGAATCCTCACCACTCTCCTCCGGGGCTACGGGCAGTGCACCGACCAGCTTCAGGTGCCGTACTACACCCTTGAGTCAGAACTTAAATCAGAGAACGCGTGA
- a CDS encoding BrxA family protein: MSNEPVEPEDGEEVENEESLDPKIAHHSTYIDETKRILQTYVECGSYEELERRVVEGNILNKNTDEYRTNILREVTRRHIPDKEEYTETPLMQVITSEVRSDVIDWCLYYEFAQDPFIRLVTTDFLYPEFERGTLSVQAVDIVEFIESIQENYADLRDRSESTINEAATKYLTALRNFGLLEGTQRKEFAVTYIPDETIAYVVYRLFQKDVNSASEIIEHDDWKLFLMNESEVQRRIRDISPQYVNYEKRGSTQRLVRKHDSMEDLIDAF, translated from the coding sequence ATGAGTAACGAACCCGTCGAACCAGAGGATGGAGAAGAGGTAGAGAACGAAGAGAGCCTCGACCCGAAAATCGCCCATCACAGCACGTACATCGACGAGACGAAACGGATTCTCCAAACCTACGTCGAATGTGGTTCCTACGAGGAGCTGGAACGCCGTGTCGTCGAGGGGAATATCCTGAACAAGAATACTGACGAATATAGAACGAACATTCTTCGGGAGGTTACGCGTCGACACATCCCCGACAAAGAGGAGTACACCGAGACCCCGCTGATGCAGGTGATAACCTCGGAGGTCCGTAGTGACGTTATCGACTGGTGTCTCTACTACGAGTTCGCCCAAGATCCGTTCATCCGACTCGTTACCACCGATTTCCTCTACCCCGAATTTGAGCGTGGAACGCTCTCCGTCCAAGCAGTCGACATCGTAGAGTTCATCGAATCGATTCAGGAGAACTACGCCGACCTGCGGGATCGCTCTGAGTCAACAATAAACGAGGCCGCTACGAAGTACCTCACCGCCCTCCGCAACTTCGGTCTCTTAGAGGGAACCCAACGGAAGGAATTTGCAGTCACATACATCCCTGATGAGACTATCGCGTACGTGGTGTATCGACTATTCCAGAAAGACGTGAACTCGGCATCAGAGATTATTGAACACGACGACTGGAAACTGTTCCTTATGAACGAGTCGGAAGTACAGCGACGGATTCGAGATATCTCCCCGCAGTACGTAAATTATGAGAAACGTGGCTCTACACAACGACTCGTGAGAAAGCACGACAGTATGGAGGATCTCATCGATGCCTTCTGA
- a CDS encoding BREX protein BrxB domain-containing protein, with amino-acid sequence MPSEFQERLEEVERLVRDDRDEVGKRAGVPFIVFTYDPGDEIEVDEEVRNLIEKLEYHDQNVAAIDMRDLVFTILEERGILDNVIDLERRDKEQLLDGLKSSLLDDGEMGKLASAIAEQAETADTVIVYRMGILYPFASASTLMGQLETNTPDETPIVFCYPATVDDKSLRFLDESEGTYYRARVIGHE; translated from the coding sequence ATGCCTTCTGAGTTCCAGGAACGGCTCGAAGAGGTCGAACGGCTCGTTCGAGATGACCGTGACGAGGTCGGGAAGCGAGCGGGGGTCCCATTCATCGTATTCACGTACGACCCGGGCGACGAAATTGAGGTCGATGAAGAGGTTCGAAACCTCATCGAGAAACTGGAATATCACGACCAGAACGTCGCAGCAATCGATATGCGTGATCTGGTCTTCACGATCCTCGAAGAACGCGGGATTCTGGATAACGTCATTGACCTCGAACGCCGAGACAAAGAGCAGCTACTCGACGGCCTGAAATCGTCGCTGCTGGACGACGGTGAGATGGGGAAGCTGGCTTCAGCAATCGCCGAACAGGCAGAGACAGCAGATACTGTCATCGTCTACCGGATGGGTATTCTCTATCCGTTTGCAAGCGCGTCCACTCTGATGGGACAATTAGAAACGAATACGCCGGACGAGACCCCAATCGTATTCTGTTACCCGGCGACAGTCGATGACAAGAGCTTAAGATTCCTCGATGAATCTGAAGGAACATATTACCGCGCAAGGGTGATCGGACATGAGTGA
- the brxC gene encoding BREX system P-loop protein BrxC produces MPPGASQSRRSFTGSSTPHVATRRCPGSPKWSRNSNLGVYDDFVNAIETNTGKDWTEARKDAMFVRSDMETALVEATDEFDDEDDAARAIDDVQDNVLINPSTLAEDIVDYVEKREEETGDNCRYFVFIDEISQFIGDDGQLLLELQSIVEEFGQKGKGKIFLGVTSQEQLQQLIPGVLEKEAEESKVIDRFPHRFDLTSENLDKVVRDRVLSKKGEYRGTIGDLYDEHEGFLSAKYKLESSQSLKPITRDNFIDCYPFLPYQLDILPEIFKSLGKGSDDQLAGSERTLIDVTQSVLKDEEYLYNEELGALVTLDMIFDEISNDIPSSDVKSIREAKPKDADTETARRVLKSLYLLQQLPWIPNTADNIATSLQRELGPTQELEGEVEDTLDALVDAGFVGRSEEGYRFLRETERELENEIKGIEVGPGDIRRSSKRFLNDILDETSRVNYEGKTFQLNLNIDGEEITSKGYIDLKTYSPIYQRYEDLDPDGLKTQSFSEDDSLYWIADDEKQHTIYDKLKSIYQINTVVKEKRGNELSQEEQEALGQKQEDLQRLRSEVEREFKRSFQRGVLIYNGDTEEFDATNTSLSSLVSRKTDNAIPKVFHKFNHGSASVKDRHIKDIFGDLDKSSTPAALTELGVIQDGDLLAEAYIASEVEDEIQSREKAGQDRTGDDLISHFAQPPYGWSRNVVRLAAAVLFRHGAIIPTYKERTYSTYTEDGAQELFTQVTKFKNTSFDERETVDVETREDAKQLLDRLFDRKVQSTDQAVDEGIREEANTWESTTSTLLSQLRRVGFPLADDVEDFQNRLNNLLQQPTSAKRIKKFAEFEDELENLAKTAKAVAEFCGETGGENHLKEYETIQDFISGEWETLVDEAADHDIVHISDEARDAADRVKNTLDTEGVIEQWNDVKTDYRTAAEAFASTYEELYEQRYETYTASIENVRAYAGDDIDDNDLESAISDLTERQGEGSVDLDISSKDHINPTPSLTRLIEHIQTVDAYESAAKNEIDDIEDDDDDGKTRKKVDTSDIFGNTVVTEVDDIEKPITDLREKVEELLDQEGDVEIRFR; encoded by the coding sequence ATGCCTCCGGGAGCGAGTCAATCACGGAGATCATTCACCGGGAGTTCAACACCTCACGTGGCTACGCGTCGATGCCCTGGGTCGCCCAAATGGAGCAGGAACTCGAATCTGGGAGTCTACGACGACTTCGTCAACGCCATCGAGACGAACACCGGGAAAGACTGGACGGAGGCCCGCAAGGACGCTATGTTCGTCCGGTCGGACATGGAGACTGCCTTGGTCGAGGCAACCGACGAATTCGACGACGAAGACGATGCGGCTCGGGCGATTGATGACGTTCAGGATAACGTCCTGATCAACCCTTCGACGCTCGCTGAGGACATCGTGGACTACGTCGAGAAACGGGAGGAGGAGACGGGAGACAACTGTCGGTACTTCGTCTTCATCGACGAGATCTCCCAATTCATCGGCGACGACGGACAACTCCTCTTGGAGCTACAGAGCATCGTCGAGGAATTCGGACAGAAGGGCAAGGGGAAAATCTTCCTCGGAGTCACGTCTCAGGAGCAGCTCCAACAGCTGATTCCCGGCGTGCTGGAAAAGGAAGCCGAGGAATCGAAGGTCATCGACCGCTTCCCACATCGGTTCGACCTCACCTCCGAGAACCTGGATAAAGTCGTCCGCGACCGTGTTCTCAGTAAAAAAGGGGAGTACAGGGGTACAATCGGTGATCTTTACGACGAGCATGAAGGGTTCCTCTCGGCAAAGTATAAACTCGAATCTAGCCAAAGTCTGAAACCGATTACTCGGGACAACTTCATCGACTGTTACCCGTTCCTTCCCTACCAGCTCGACATCCTTCCGGAAATTTTCAAGTCACTCGGAAAAGGCTCCGACGATCAGTTGGCCGGGAGTGAGCGGACGCTGATTGACGTCACACAGAGCGTCCTTAAAGACGAGGAGTACCTCTACAACGAGGAACTTGGGGCGCTGGTCACGCTGGACATGATCTTCGACGAGATCAGCAACGACATTCCCAGCAGTGACGTCAAATCCATCCGCGAGGCGAAACCGAAGGACGCCGACACGGAGACCGCACGGCGCGTCCTCAAATCTCTCTACCTCCTCCAGCAGCTCCCCTGGATTCCGAACACAGCGGACAACATTGCCACGTCACTCCAGCGTGAACTCGGGCCAACCCAGGAGTTGGAGGGCGAGGTGGAGGATACGCTTGACGCGCTCGTCGACGCCGGCTTTGTCGGCCGGAGCGAAGAAGGATACCGGTTCCTCCGCGAAACTGAACGTGAGCTCGAAAACGAGATTAAGGGGATCGAAGTCGGTCCTGGCGACATCCGCCGGTCGTCCAAGCGCTTCCTGAACGACATCCTCGACGAAACCTCTCGCGTCAACTACGAGGGGAAGACGTTCCAGCTGAACTTGAACATCGACGGTGAGGAGATCACGTCTAAGGGCTACATCGACCTGAAGACCTACTCGCCGATCTACCAGCGATACGAGGACCTCGACCCGGACGGTCTGAAGACGCAGAGCTTCAGTGAGGACGATTCCCTCTACTGGATCGCCGACGACGAGAAGCAACACACCATCTACGACAAGCTGAAATCGATCTACCAGATCAACACCGTCGTCAAAGAGAAGCGCGGGAACGAACTCAGCCAGGAAGAACAGGAAGCACTCGGACAGAAGCAAGAGGACCTCCAGCGCCTCCGCAGCGAAGTCGAGCGCGAGTTCAAACGCAGCTTCCAACGCGGCGTACTGATCTACAACGGCGATACCGAGGAGTTCGACGCGACCAACACCTCACTCAGTTCGCTCGTATCACGGAAGACAGACAACGCCATCCCGAAGGTCTTCCACAAGTTCAACCACGGTTCTGCTTCAGTGAAGGACCGTCATATCAAGGACATATTCGGTGACCTTGATAAGTCGTCAACTCCCGCAGCCCTCACCGAACTGGGTGTCATTCAGGACGGAGACCTTCTTGCGGAAGCATACATCGCGTCTGAAGTCGAAGACGAAATCCAGAGCCGCGAAAAAGCCGGTCAAGACCGTACTGGAGACGACCTAATCAGCCACTTCGCACAGCCGCCATACGGCTGGAGCAGAAACGTCGTCAGACTCGCCGCTGCCGTCCTCTTCCGACACGGTGCTATCATCCCGACGTACAAGGAGCGAACGTACAGCACGTATACGGAGGACGGCGCACAGGAGCTGTTCACCCAGGTTACGAAGTTCAAGAACACCTCCTTCGACGAGCGGGAGACTGTTGACGTCGAAACGCGAGAGGACGCAAAGCAACTCCTCGACCGGCTGTTCGACCGCAAAGTCCAATCCACCGACCAAGCAGTCGATGAGGGGATCCGCGAGGAAGCGAATACATGGGAGTCTACCACGAGCACCCTGCTTTCGCAATTGCGGCGAGTAGGCTTCCCGCTGGCCGACGACGTCGAGGACTTCCAGAACAGACTCAACAACCTCCTCCAGCAGCCCACCTCCGCCAAGCGCATCAAGAAGTTCGCCGAGTTCGAGGACGAACTGGAGAACCTCGCTAAAACGGCAAAAGCAGTTGCCGAGTTCTGTGGCGAAACGGGTGGCGAGAACCACCTGAAGGAGTACGAAACGATTCAGGACTTCATCTCTGGAGAGTGGGAAACACTCGTGGATGAAGCAGCTGATCACGACATCGTTCACATAAGCGACGAAGCTCGTGACGCTGCTGACCGCGTCAAGAACACGCTGGACACCGAGGGTGTCATTGAGCAGTGGAACGACGTCAAGACCGATTATCGGACTGCAGCGGAGGCCTTCGCCTCGACGTACGAGGAACTGTACGAACAGCGCTATGAGACCTACACTGCGTCCATCGAAAACGTCCGTGCGTACGCAGGTGACGACATCGACGACAATGACCTGGAGTCGGCAATATCGGACTTGACGGAGCGCCAGGGCGAGGGATCGGTCGATCTGGACATCTCCAGCAAGGACCACATCAACCCCACACCTTCGCTCACACGCCTTATCGAGCACATCCAGACTGTCGATGCGTACGAGAGCGCAGCAAAGAACGAAATCGACGACATCGAGGATGATGACGACGATGGGAAGACCCGCAAGAAAGTGGACACGTCCGACATCTTCGGGAACACCGTCGTGACTGAGGTTGACGACATCGAGAAGCCAATCACCGACCTCCGAGAGAAGGTCGAAGAACTCCTTGACCAAGAGGGAGACGTCGAGATCCGGTTCCGGTAG